In a single window of the Pelagibacterium sp. 26DY04 genome:
- a CDS encoding ABC transporter substrate-binding protein codes for MRAIITAGLMLATALTPAMAQEGRLVLYTSQPQTDAQQTADAFMEQYPDITVEWVRDGTTQIMARFRSELEAGTPQADVLLIADVVTMEGLKAEGLLLNYPEADVSAYPEGLHDEDGAYFSTKLITTGIVYNTAATMIPESWYDLTKPEAQGQIAMPSPLTSGAALIHTVTLTENLPEGWDFYTALAENGAQASGGNGGVLTAVSGGEKLYGMIVDYMPIREAANGAPVEFVFPTEGVSAVTEPAAILASSQNQENAKLFIDFLLSEEGQELAVSQGYIPARDGMALPEGYPDRSEINVLNYDAANALANEQANRDRFGEIFGQ; via the coding sequence ATGCGCGCAATCATCACCGCCGGCCTGATGCTGGCGACCGCCCTTACCCCCGCCATGGCTCAGGAAGGCCGCCTGGTTCTCTATACCAGCCAGCCCCAGACCGACGCGCAGCAGACCGCTGACGCGTTCATGGAGCAATACCCCGACATCACCGTCGAGTGGGTGCGCGACGGAACCACCCAGATCATGGCGCGCTTCCGCTCGGAACTGGAAGCGGGAACGCCGCAGGCCGACGTGCTGCTGATCGCGGACGTCGTGACCATGGAAGGGCTCAAGGCCGAGGGCCTGCTGCTCAACTACCCCGAAGCCGATGTCAGCGCCTATCCCGAAGGGCTGCATGACGAAGACGGCGCCTATTTCTCGACCAAGCTGATCACCACCGGCATCGTCTACAACACCGCCGCCACCATGATCCCGGAAAGCTGGTACGACCTGACCAAGCCCGAAGCGCAGGGCCAGATCGCCATGCCGAGCCCGCTGACCTCGGGCGCGGCGCTGATCCACACGGTGACGCTCACTGAGAACCTGCCCGAAGGCTGGGACTTTTACACGGCGCTCGCCGAGAACGGCGCCCAGGCTTCGGGCGGCAATGGCGGCGTGCTGACGGCGGTGTCGGGCGGCGAAAAGCTCTATGGCATGATCGTCGACTACATGCCGATCCGTGAAGCGGCCAATGGTGCGCCGGTGGAATTCGTGTTCCCCACCGAAGGCGTTTCGGCGGTGACCGAGCCGGCGGCGATCCTGGCGTCCTCGCAGAACCAGGAAAACGCCAAGCTGTTCATCGACTTCCTGCTTTCCGAAGAAGGCCAGGAACTGGCGGTGAGCCAGGGCTACATCCCGGCTAGGGACGGCATGGCGCTGCCCGAGGGCTATCCGGACCGTTCGGAAATCAACGTGCTGAACTATGACGCGGCCAATGCTTTGGCCAACGAACAGGCCAACCGCGACCGCTTCGGCGAAATCTTCGGCCAGTAA
- a CDS encoding ABC transporter ATP-binding protein has translation MTSIFLHNLSKTFGDAAAVKDVTLNLPSRSFTALLGPSGCGKTTLLRLIAGFEQPTAGSVGFDGVTMADQSTMVPPEKRNLGIVFQSYALWPHMDVAANVAYPLKGRGLGRAEIESRVADALSMVALDGYAGRSVDALSGGQRQRVALARCLVTGTSIILLDEPLANLDVHLRAAMLDIFADIHQRTGATIVFVTHDQSEALALADTIVVLDRGRVQQIGSPQEIYARPASAMVASFVGRGTLVDAQLRDDLARIGDATIPVRGGGNGPARLLIRPEAVHLADSGLAATVQRVRFTGANYETTLVLGSGDRIVADLPERLDPSTVARLSISDAWVVPT, from the coding sequence ATGACTTCGATTTTCCTTCACAATCTGAGCAAGACGTTCGGCGATGCCGCTGCGGTAAAGGACGTCACGCTCAATCTTCCCAGCCGATCCTTCACCGCGCTTCTCGGTCCCTCGGGGTGCGGCAAGACCACGCTTTTGCGCCTCATCGCCGGCTTTGAGCAGCCGACCGCCGGCAGCGTCGGGTTCGACGGTGTCACCATGGCCGACCAGTCCACCATGGTCCCGCCCGAAAAGCGCAATCTGGGCATCGTCTTTCAGTCCTATGCCCTCTGGCCGCACATGGATGTCGCGGCCAATGTCGCCTATCCGCTCAAGGGCCGTGGGCTGGGCCGCGCCGAAATCGAAAGCCGCGTCGCCGATGCCCTCTCCATGGTCGCGCTCGATGGCTATGCCGGCCGCAGCGTCGATGCGCTTTCGGGCGGCCAGCGCCAGCGCGTCGCCCTGGCGCGCTGCCTGGTGACGGGCACGAGCATCATCCTGCTCGATGAGCCGTTGGCCAATCTCGACGTGCATTTGCGCGCCGCCATGCTCGATATCTTTGCCGATATCCACCAGCGCACCGGCGCCACCATCGTCTTTGTCACCCACGACCAGTCCGAGGCCCTGGCCCTGGCCGATACCATAGTGGTGCTCGACCGGGGCAGGGTGCAGCAAATCGGCTCACCTCAGGAAATCTATGCTCGCCCGGCCAGCGCCATGGTCGCCAGCTTCGTGGGGCGCGGCACCCTCGTTGATGCCCAATTGCGCGACGACCTCGCCCGCATCGGCGACGCCACCATTCCTGTGCGCGGCGGCGGCAACGGCCCGGCCAGGCTGCTAATCCGTCCCGAGGCCGTGCACCTGGCCGATTCCGGCCTCGCCGCCACCGTCCAGCGCGTCCGCTTCACCGGCGCCAACTACGAGACGACGCTCGTTCTGGGCTCAGGCGACAGGATCGTCGCCGACCTCCCCGAGCGCCTCGATCCCAGCACTGTCGCCAGGCTCTCGATTTCCGACGCCTGGGTGGTTCCCACCTAA
- a CDS encoding 2Fe-2S iron-sulfur cluster-binding protein, giving the protein MTLTLTVNGQDRALDLDPRTSLLDALRDHLDLTGTKKGCDHGQCGACTILVNGRRINSCLTLAVMHEGDDITTIEGLGTPEAMSPLQAAFVTHDGYQCGYCTPGQICSATAMLGEIEAGWPSHVSEDLLADPELTEAEISERMSGNICRCSAYPNIVDAIRQVGGSRDDAV; this is encoded by the coding sequence ATGACTCTTACCCTCACCGTGAACGGACAGGACCGCGCGCTCGATCTTGATCCGCGCACCAGCCTTCTAGACGCCCTTCGCGACCATCTCGACCTTACCGGCACCAAGAAGGGTTGCGACCACGGCCAATGCGGCGCCTGCACCATCCTGGTCAATGGCCGCCGCATCAATTCCTGCCTCACGCTGGCGGTGATGCATGAGGGCGACGACATCACCACCATCGAGGGATTGGGCACGCCCGAGGCGATGTCGCCGCTCCAGGCCGCCTTTGTCACCCATGACGGCTATCAGTGCGGCTATTGCACGCCGGGCCAGATCTGCTCGGCCACCGCCATGCTCGGGGAGATCGAAGCGGGCTGGCCCAGCCATGTCAGCGAGGACCTGCTGGCCGATCCCGAGCTGACCGAAGCGGAGATTTCCGAGCGCATGAGCGGCAATATCTGCCGCTGCTCGGCCTATCCCAACATCGTCGATGCCATTCGCCAAGTGGGAGGCAGCCGCGATGATGCCGTTTGA
- a CDS encoding TonB family protein yields MSIRAWTIAIVFSVLVHLALLFALTSRTGEIEIAGGAMGDAAVLGNAFETAMSAGGPEAVLTAETEEVVDELTPEPVTAPAPIEPVEALEPAETEMAEGLPAEAVEPDMVVVALESETAEPVAPEEVEVQAIEPEMVEALEPETLTAELSEPVEARETEVLEPETAVEAPPTPPQRPEGLVAPPRPQPQPQPPSSAGNGGTEQADTTQGAAQGSQTGTSTATGGGTASQAGNAAVSNYPGQVASALSRAFRYPPNGRGATGEAIVRFTVLANGQVAGATVVRSTGNAVLDQAALATVSRAAPFPPIPPAAGRSEWTFTLPLGFVR; encoded by the coding sequence GTGTCGATCCGCGCCTGGACAATCGCCATCGTCTTTTCGGTTCTGGTGCATCTTGCGCTGCTGTTTGCGCTGACCAGCCGGACCGGGGAAATCGAAATCGCAGGAGGAGCGATGGGAGATGCCGCCGTGCTGGGGAACGCGTTCGAGACGGCGATGTCGGCGGGTGGGCCGGAGGCGGTGCTGACGGCGGAGACCGAGGAGGTCGTGGACGAACTGACGCCCGAGCCCGTGACCGCCCCGGCGCCTATCGAGCCGGTCGAAGCGCTTGAGCCGGCCGAAACGGAAATGGCCGAGGGACTGCCCGCAGAAGCGGTGGAGCCCGATATGGTGGTGGTGGCGCTCGAGAGCGAGACGGCAGAGCCGGTCGCACCGGAAGAGGTCGAGGTTCAAGCCATCGAGCCGGAGATGGTCGAGGCGCTGGAGCCGGAAACACTGACCGCCGAGCTTTCCGAACCGGTTGAGGCGAGGGAAACCGAAGTCCTCGAGCCCGAAACCGCCGTCGAGGCCCCGCCCACGCCGCCGCAGCGGCCCGAGGGGCTGGTTGCCCCGCCGCGCCCGCAGCCCCAGCCCCAGCCGCCTTCTTCGGCGGGCAATGGCGGGACGGAACAGGCGGACACCACGCAAGGCGCGGCGCAGGGCAGCCAGACGGGCACCTCCACAGCGACAGGCGGGGGAACAGCGAGCCAAGCCGGGAACGCCGCCGTTTCCAACTACCCCGGACAGGTGGCTTCCGCACTCTCGCGTGCGTTCCGCTACCCGCCCAATGGGCGCGGAGCGACGGGGGAAGCAATTGTCCGGTTCACCGTGCTGGCCAACGGACAGGTGGCGGGTGCTACCGTGGTGCGGAGCACCGGGAATGCCGTACTGGATCAGGCGGCGCTGGCGACGGTGAGCCGCGCGGCGCCCTTCCCGCCCATTCCGCCGGCGGCGGGACGGAGCGAGTGGACCTTTACGCTGCCGCTTGGGTTCGTGCGCTAG
- a CDS encoding glycoside hydrolase family 16 protein, with protein sequence MQNFPLFTGVLLLSFLFIASSCTPLATVMRTGTPAAQAPVTAANVPAQSPPSASGSPLAGPISGGTGWVRVFSDEFGTGRLDGSKWTHCYWWEDGGCTNLGNQNHQWYTAANIAGRNGALELTAREQSVRGIDDRIFDYTSGIITTGRYYEERPGPDRFSFTYGYVEVRAHIPAGQGLWPAIWLLPSTHRSLPEIDIMEVLGHRPNVVEMHLHYQDGSGERRSVNRSRTVSDLSQGYHVYGLEWSADAIVWYLDGVELWRFTDASVIPREPMYLLVNLAVGGTWPGAPDETTRFPARFLIDYVRIWQRGQ encoded by the coding sequence ATGCAAAACTTTCCCCTTTTTACGGGCGTTTTGCTGCTGAGCTTTTTGTTTATCGCAAGTTCGTGCACGCCGCTGGCAACGGTCATGCGAACGGGGACGCCTGCGGCGCAAGCGCCCGTAACGGCGGCCAACGTCCCGGCGCAAAGTCCGCCATCGGCGTCTGGAAGCCCCCTGGCCGGGCCGATCAGCGGCGGGACCGGATGGGTCCGGGTGTTCTCCGATGAGTTCGGCACGGGCCGGCTAGACGGCTCAAAATGGACCCATTGCTATTGGTGGGAGGATGGCGGCTGCACCAATCTGGGTAACCAGAACCACCAGTGGTACACAGCCGCCAACATTGCAGGGCGCAACGGCGCACTGGAGTTGACGGCCCGCGAACAATCGGTGCGCGGGATCGATGATCGTATATTTGATTATACTTCGGGAATTATTACGACGGGCCGCTATTACGAGGAGCGCCCCGGCCCGGATCGGTTCTCATTCACCTACGGCTATGTCGAGGTGCGCGCGCACATTCCGGCCGGACAGGGCCTATGGCCGGCCATATGGCTTTTGCCTTCCACGCATCGCTCGCTGCCAGAAATCGACATCATGGAGGTGCTGGGGCACCGTCCCAACGTGGTCGAAATGCACCTTCACTATCAGGACGGCAGCGGGGAGAGACGCAGCGTCAACCGATCCCGCACGGTGAGCGATCTGTCGCAAGGCTACCACGTCTATGGGCTTGAATGGTCTGCGGACGCGATCGTCTGGTATCTCGACGGGGTCGAACTCTGGCGGTTCACCGACGCGTCCGTCATTCCAAGGGAACCAATGTATCTGCTCGTCAACCTGGCCGTCGGGGGCACCTGGCCCGGCGCGCCCGACGAAACCACTCGCTTTCCCGCTCGGTTCCTGATCGACTACGTCCGAATTTGGCAAAGGGGGCAATGA
- a CDS encoding xanthine dehydrogenase family protein subunit M, whose translation MMPFDYQRAESIGAAAGLARDARNARFIAGGTNLLDLMKLEIETPQMLIDISRLPLDTIEEADDGRLRIGALVTNADLAADHRVRRDYPVLSRALLAGASGQLRNKATTAGNLLQRTRCYYFYNPAMPCNKREPGSGCGALEGHNRIHAILGASEHCIATHPSDMAVAMMALEAEVEILGGGTQRTIALEQFYRLPGNTPHIETVLEPGDLITAVVLPAPIPGRHSYRKVRDRASYAFALTSIAAIVDFDGTTIRDIRLAFGGLAPMPWRDRDIEDLLRGKAPSDALWDQAADTLLADARGYGENDFKLALARRTLAAVLDQACSGGR comes from the coding sequence ATGATGCCGTTTGATTACCAGCGCGCCGAAAGCATCGGCGCCGCCGCCGGCCTGGCCCGAGATGCCCGCAACGCCCGCTTCATCGCCGGCGGCACCAATCTTCTCGATTTGATGAAGCTGGAGATCGAAACGCCCCAAATGCTGATCGACATCTCCCGTCTGCCCCTCGACACCATCGAGGAGGCCGACGATGGACGGTTGCGCATCGGCGCGCTGGTCACCAATGCGGATCTGGCCGCCGACCACCGCGTGCGCCGCGATTATCCCGTGCTCTCTCGCGCGCTCCTGGCCGGTGCCTCGGGCCAATTGCGCAACAAGGCGACGACGGCTGGCAATCTGCTGCAGCGCACCCGCTGCTATTATTTCTACAACCCCGCCATGCCCTGCAACAAGCGCGAGCCGGGTTCCGGTTGCGGCGCGCTGGAAGGACACAACCGCATCCACGCCATCCTGGGCGCAAGCGAACACTGCATCGCCACCCACCCCTCCGACATGGCCGTCGCCATGATGGCGCTTGAAGCGGAGGTCGAAATCCTCGGCGGCGGCACGCAAAGAACGATCGCGCTCGAACAATTCTATCGTCTCCCCGGCAATACCCCGCATATCGAAACCGTGCTCGAGCCGGGCGACCTCATCACCGCCGTCGTGCTCCCGGCGCCCATTCCCGGCCGGCACAGCTACCGCAAGGTGCGCGACCGCGCCTCCTACGCCTTCGCGCTGACCTCGATTGCCGCCATCGTCGATTTCGATGGCACGACGATCCGTGACATACGGCTGGCCTTTGGCGGTTTGGCGCCGATGCCCTGGCGCGACCGCGATATCGAAGACCTGCTGCGCGGCAAAGCGCCCTCCGATGCGCTATGGGACCAAGCCGCCGATACCCTGCTCGCCGACGCCCGAGGTTACGGCGAGAACGACTTCAAGCTCGCTCTGGCGCGACGGACGCTCGCCGCCGTTCTCGACCAGGCCTGTAGCGGAGGGCGCTGA
- a CDS encoding iron ABC transporter permease — MARFAPVALAIVAVGVLAALPLGRLMATALVGNAGLDFAPLIERLMRGSTQRAMFNTLDTAVMGAILALLIGTPFAFFVALTDVPFRRLQGFMLLLPLMIAPQVTALAYMQLLGPSSALLGTLGLAPAPGTPNPLLGRGGIILLYGIQHAPIVFITLRAGLTALPRDYFEAARAAGAGPWRVLATVTLPLMRPYFIAALALAFVSGVGNFGIPAFLGLPVNYLTLATLIYQQLASNGPTVLAQTAMLSLLIAAIAIVGIAIQSLAQKRESFAITRGAPLRLSLGGWRWPVAGIGLLLIGVMLVLPMLALLTTSLVPTYGVRLSFDTITLDNYVEVLARQASTIRAFTNSFYLSGLAALILALLAVPVALGLRGIPMRTRQALHGLLDLPYALPGIVLAIACILLFLRPLPLIGSLYNTPWIILVAYLMRFAALAVRPVDAALGQIPPQLGEAAAAAGAGGMRRLLTITLPLAAPAATAGALLVFMSAFNELTVSALLWSSRNETLGVILFSLDEAGLSAQASAVAVVTIAVVVMLLLALDRLAPRLPAGVLPWR, encoded by the coding sequence GTGGCGCGGTTCGCGCCCGTCGCGCTCGCCATCGTGGCCGTCGGGGTTCTGGCGGCGCTGCCGCTGGGGCGGCTGATGGCGACGGCGCTGGTGGGGAATGCGGGGCTCGATTTCGCCCCGCTGATCGAGCGGCTGATGCGCGGCTCGACCCAGCGCGCCATGTTCAACACCCTCGATACCGCCGTGATGGGGGCCATTCTGGCGCTGCTGATCGGCACGCCGTTCGCGTTTTTCGTGGCGCTCACCGATGTGCCGTTCCGGCGGCTGCAAGGCTTCATGCTGCTGCTACCGCTGATGATCGCGCCGCAGGTCACGGCGCTGGCCTATATGCAGCTTCTGGGCCCGTCGAGCGCGCTGCTGGGAACGCTCGGGCTGGCGCCGGCGCCGGGAACGCCCAATCCGCTGCTGGGGCGCGGTGGGATCATCCTGCTTTACGGCATCCAGCATGCGCCCATCGTCTTCATCACCCTGCGGGCCGGGCTGACCGCCCTGCCCCGCGACTATTTCGAGGCGGCGCGGGCGGCGGGGGCCGGGCCCTGGCGTGTGCTGGCAACAGTGACGCTGCCGCTGATGCGCCCCTATTTCATCGCCGCGCTGGCGCTGGCTTTCGTTTCAGGCGTGGGCAATTTCGGCATCCCCGCTTTCCTGGGCCTGCCGGTCAACTATCTGACACTGGCGACGCTGATCTACCAGCAATTGGCCAGCAACGGGCCGACGGTTCTGGCCCAGACCGCCATGCTGTCGCTGCTGATCGCCGCGATCGCCATCGTGGGGATCGCCATTCAATCGCTGGCGCAAAAGCGCGAGAGCTTTGCCATCACGCGCGGCGCGCCGCTGCGGTTGAGCCTTGGCGGGTGGCGGTGGCCGGTCGCAGGTATCGGCCTGCTGCTGATCGGGGTGATGCTGGTACTGCCGATGCTGGCGCTGCTGACCACCTCGCTGGTGCCCACCTATGGGGTTCGGCTGAGCTTCGATACGATAACGCTGGACAATTATGTGGAGGTGCTGGCGCGGCAGGCCTCCACGATCCGGGCATTCACCAATTCGTTCTACCTTTCGGGACTCGCGGCGCTGATCCTGGCGCTGCTTGCCGTGCCGGTGGCGCTGGGATTGCGCGGCATACCGATGCGGACGCGGCAGGCGCTGCACGGGCTGCTCGACCTGCCTTATGCGCTGCCGGGGATCGTGCTGGCCATCGCCTGCATCCTGTTGTTCCTGCGGCCGCTGCCGCTGATCGGCAGCCTCTACAACACGCCCTGGATCATTCTCGTTGCCTATCTGATGCGCTTTGCGGCGCTGGCGGTGCGGCCCGTCGATGCGGCGCTGGGGCAGATACCGCCGCAATTGGGAGAAGCTGCCGCGGCGGCGGGGGCCGGCGGGATGCGGCGGCTTCTGACCATCACCCTGCCGCTGGCGGCTCCGGCGGCGACCGCCGGAGCGCTGCTGGTGTTCATGAGCGCCTTCAACGAGCTGACAGTTTCGGCATTGCTCTGGTCGAGCCGCAACGAGACGCTGGGCGTGATCCTGTTTTCGCTCGATGAGGCCGGGCTTTCGGCGCAGGCCTCGGCCGTGGCGGTGGTTACCATCGCCGTGGTGGTGATGCTGCTTTTGGCCCTGGATCGGCTGGCGCCGCGCCTGCCGGCCGGAGTGCTGCCCTGGCGTTAG
- a CDS encoding redoxin domain-containing protein, which yields MRRDVVPGARFPDFVLPDHTKTPRRLSDLQGDQLMVVILTRGSFCPKDRQHMLELVRFHPQFVVGYTQLVTITTDDWHTTNNYRQQTAAPWPFLYDQQRIVQKDLDIKEYTDTSYDVMIPHTIVLGRNLEVFKIYNGYYYWGRPAMAELHADLRELAKNTYADWDITQPELREKWEKGDKSDFYPYGPTSISMETLMLQMAGATDQYAGPAEEE from the coding sequence ATGAGACGCGATGTCGTGCCCGGTGCCCGATTTCCCGATTTCGTCCTCCCCGACCACACCAAGACGCCGCGCCGCCTTTCCGATCTGCAGGGCGACCAACTCATGGTCGTCATCCTCACCCGCGGCTCCTTCTGCCCCAAGGACCGCCAGCACATGCTCGAACTCGTGCGGTTCCACCCCCAGTTCGTGGTTGGCTATACCCAATTGGTCACCATCACGACCGACGATTGGCACACGACAAACAACTACCGCCAGCAGACCGCCGCACCCTGGCCCTTCCTCTACGACCAGCAGCGGATCGTGCAGAAGGATCTCGACATCAAGGAATACACCGATACCTCCTATGACGTGATGATCCCCCACACCATCGTCCTGGGCCGCAACCTCGAGGTCTTCAAGATCTATAACGGCTACTACTACTGGGGCCGCCCCGCCATGGCCGAACTCCACGCCGACCTGCGCGAACTGGCCAAAAACACCTATGCCGATTGGGACATCACGCAACCCGAACTGCGGGAGAAATGGGAAAAGGGCGACAAGTCCGATTTCTACCCCTACGGGCCGACCTCGATTTCCATGGAAACCCTGATGCTCCAAATGGCCGGCGCCACCGACCAATACGCCGGCCCGGCCGAGGAAGAATAA
- a CDS encoding xanthine dehydrogenase family protein molybdopterin-binding subunit, translating into MTHKMDAPVADSLLDKTGRNIISSPIDRIEGPLKVTGTARYTAEFKFDGMLHGVLVSASIGKGTVTAIDTAAAEQLPGVVKVIVDFETFLRNPAQGLATEAPAQGVREISHFGQPIALVVAESFEAARHGALAIDVQYATVPGRFDFAARRDTGELKEGTDQSQGDIEAAMEAAPARIDGIWTTPSQNASAMEPHASTAFWEGDNLTLYGSYQMLASDREQLADALGLDPEKVRIIAHYIGGGFGSKLGISAESVAAALAARQLGRPVRVVMTRQQVYDATVRRSNTEQRVRLAADRNGKLTAVGHETWTANLDGENFSEPASASTQFLYGGEARRFGNYIVRMDQVLSASMRAPGEAAGMLALECAMDELAEKLGLDPVDLRKRNIPDRHPVNDIPYSSRSLAECLDIGAAEFGWSARNPQPASRREGEWWIGMGMAAAARSNILRKSSARVTLRPEGRAVVETDMTDIGTGSYTILAQIAAELLGLDVDKVDVHLGDTALPPAPGSGGSVGAASSGSAVYLACEKLRQTIAGKLGCTPESLVLSDGMARSGNVSHPLGELAATPLEAMGIIEPGETGKAFVQAAFGAHFTEVAVNGYTGETRVRRMESTFAAGRILNEKTATSQCIGGMVFGIGAALTEELMYDKRFGQIANRDLAEYHVPVNADVPQLKVRFLEERDYAANPLLAKGIGELGISGAGAAISNAIYNAVRIRVRDYPITLDKLIDKLPDPQGEGTRPR; encoded by the coding sequence ATGACGCACAAAATGGATGCGCCGGTCGCCGATAGCCTTCTCGACAAGACCGGCCGGAACATCATCTCAAGCCCGATCGACCGGATCGAAGGCCCGCTCAAGGTCACCGGCACGGCACGTTATACCGCCGAGTTCAAGTTCGACGGCATGCTCCATGGCGTGCTGGTGAGCGCGTCGATCGGCAAGGGTACTGTGACCGCGATCGATACGGCCGCCGCCGAACAGCTCCCGGGCGTGGTCAAGGTGATCGTCGATTTCGAGACGTTTCTGCGCAACCCGGCCCAGGGTCTGGCCACCGAAGCGCCCGCCCAGGGCGTGCGAGAGATCAGCCATTTCGGCCAGCCCATCGCGTTGGTCGTGGCCGAAAGCTTCGAGGCGGCCCGCCACGGCGCACTGGCCATCGATGTCCAGTACGCGACAGTGCCGGGACGTTTCGATTTCGCCGCCCGGCGCGATACCGGCGAACTCAAGGAAGGGACCGACCAGAGCCAGGGCGATATCGAAGCCGCGATGGAGGCCGCCCCCGCCAGGATCGACGGCATCTGGACCACGCCGTCCCAGAATGCGTCCGCCATGGAGCCGCACGCCAGCACCGCGTTCTGGGAGGGAGATAACCTCACCCTCTATGGTTCCTACCAGATGCTGGCCAGCGACCGCGAGCAGCTTGCCGATGCGCTGGGGCTCGATCCCGAAAAGGTGCGGATCATCGCCCATTACATCGGCGGCGGGTTCGGCTCCAAGCTCGGCATCAGTGCCGAAAGCGTCGCCGCGGCGCTCGCTGCCCGGCAGCTCGGCCGCCCGGTGCGGGTGGTGATGACCCGCCAGCAGGTCTATGACGCCACGGTCCGCCGCTCCAACACCGAACAACGCGTACGCCTGGCCGCCGACCGGAATGGGAAGCTGACGGCTGTAGGCCACGAAACCTGGACAGCCAATCTCGATGGCGAGAATTTCTCCGAGCCCGCCAGCGCTTCCACGCAATTCCTCTATGGCGGCGAGGCGAGACGGTTCGGCAATTACATCGTGCGCATGGACCAGGTGCTTTCCGCCTCCATGCGGGCGCCCGGTGAAGCCGCCGGAATGCTGGCCCTCGAATGCGCCATGGACGAATTGGCCGAAAAGCTTGGGCTCGACCCGGTCGACTTGCGCAAGCGCAATATCCCCGATCGCCACCCGGTCAACGACATTCCCTATTCCAGCCGCTCGCTTGCCGAATGCCTCGATATCGGCGCCGCCGAATTCGGCTGGTCGGCCCGCAATCCCCAGCCGGCGAGCCGGCGCGAGGGCGAATGGTGGATCGGCATGGGCATGGCCGCCGCCGCTCGCTCCAACATATTGCGCAAATCGAGCGCCCGCGTGACCCTGAGGCCCGAGGGCAGGGCGGTGGTGGAAACCGACATGACCGATATCGGAACGGGGTCCTACACCATCCTCGCCCAGATTGCCGCCGAACTTCTGGGCCTGGACGTCGACAAGGTCGACGTCCATCTGGGCGACACAGCCCTTCCGCCCGCCCCCGGTTCAGGCGGCAGCGTCGGCGCCGCAAGTTCGGGCTCTGCGGTCTATCTCGCCTGCGAAAAACTGCGCCAGACCATCGCCGGAAAGCTCGGCTGCACGCCCGAGAGCCTGGTGCTCTCGGACGGCATGGCGCGTTCGGGCAACGTCTCCCATCCCTTGGGCGAATTGGCCGCAACTCCGCTCGAGGCCATGGGGATCATCGAGCCGGGAGAAACCGGCAAGGCGTTCGTCCAGGCCGCGTTTGGTGCCCATTTCACCGAGGTCGCCGTCAATGGCTATACCGGCGAAACCCGTGTGCGGCGCATGGAGTCGACCTTCGCGGCTGGCCGCATCCTCAACGAAAAAACCGCCACCTCCCAATGTATCGGCGGCATGGTGTTCGGCATCGGGGCGGCGCTCACCGAAGAGCTCATGTATGACAAGCGCTTCGGCCAGATCGCCAATCGCGATCTCGCCGAATACCATGTTCCGGTCAACGCCGACGTGCCCCAGCTCAAGGTCAGGTTTCTTGAAGAGCGCGACTATGCAGCCAATCCGCTGCTCGCCAAGGGCATCGGAGAATTGGGGATTTCGGGCGCCGGCGCGGCGATCTCCAACGCGATCTACAACGCCGTCCGCATCCGCGTCCGGGACTATCCCATCACCCTCGATAAGCTGATCGACAAGCTCCCCGATCCGCAAGGCGAGGGCACGCGCCCGCGTTAA
- a CDS encoding glutathione S-transferase family protein, producing the protein MVPTITAFENSPDGGQGHARDMRVRWALEEVGQPYDVRLVSFEALKQSPHRSLQPFGQIPTYQDGDLTLFESGAIVLHIARNHPGLLPDDANAQARAVAWLFCALNTVEPPIVEREQAPYVERGQSWFNAERLAFLDDRVRIRLADFSARLGDAEWLEGTFSAGDLMMVMVLRRLNGSGLLEEFPNLFAYVARGEARPAFQRAFEAQAAVARAARKD; encoded by the coding sequence ATGGTCCCCACCATCACCGCGTTTGAAAACTCGCCCGACGGCGGCCAGGGCCACGCCCGCGATATGCGCGTCCGCTGGGCGCTCGAGGAAGTGGGCCAGCCCTATGATGTGCGCCTCGTCTCTTTCGAGGCGCTCAAGCAATCGCCGCACCGCTCCCTCCAGCCCTTCGGCCAGATCCCGACCTACCAGGACGGCGATCTGACCCTCTTCGAATCCGGCGCCATCGTCCTCCACATCGCCCGCAACCACCCCGGCCTGCTGCCGGACGACGCAAACGCCCAGGCCCGCGCCGTCGCCTGGCTGTTCTGCGCCCTCAACACGGTCGAACCGCCCATCGTCGAGCGCGAACAGGCGCCTTATGTCGAACGCGGCCAGAGTTGGTTCAACGCGGAACGCCTCGCCTTCCTCGATGATCGCGTCCGCATTCGCCTTGCCGATTTTTCCGCCCGGCTGGGGGACGCCGAATGGCTCGAAGGCACGTTCAGCGCCGGCGATCTGATGATGGTCATGGTGCTGCGCCGCCTGAACGGCTCGGGGCTCCTCGAGGAGTTCCCGAACCTTTTCGCCTATGTCGCGCGCGGCGAAGCCCGCCCCGCCTTCCAACGTGCCTTCGAGGCCCAGGCGGCAGTAGCAAGGGCCGCCCGGAAGGACTAG